The following coding sequences lie in one Lolium perenne isolate Kyuss_39 chromosome 2, Kyuss_2.0, whole genome shotgun sequence genomic window:
- the LOC127331334 gene encoding putative F-box/FBD/LRR-repeat protein At5g44950 — protein sequence MARRQTPFTNVDPATAAEARRQGADPYVLDQLVERMLLNIYANLPAFPVYGCRLPPAIAASAGVDRISALPSELLCDIVSRLPVKDAARTAVLSSRWRPIWHSTPLILNDAHLLPDGHRWPFTPANSPAITAAVSRILEAHPGPVQCARLVCTNMSLYRPQLARWLQLLAAKGVEDLALVNRPWPRDLPLPAAVFSIATLTRLYLGQWRLPDTAVLRGASFPHLRELGICCVFMKHGDIESLVARSPVLEILNILGCMEGLRLRLVSQSLRCVQFCLTSMEHVDVVKAPLLQRLVMYGSSPKARGLCTTVRIADAPKLHAFGYWQPEDQVLQIRDTIIVPGIKTSASTMLTSVKVLSLDVRFGVHSDVMKVPTFLRCFPNAERLHIMSKRCDQPTDNLAPNFWDESGPIINVILRINTMSLREFRGEPGEMAFLEYFFRSARVLSFVVVGMANPMYAPFSTDEAYSKVKKCYKIMASKSCNKLVLGSNGPAGGDLWKFKDGADFSFHDPFSIAEVGRVS from the exons ATGGCCCGGCGGCAGACACCCTTCACCAACGTCGACCCAGCGACGGCAGCCGAGGCACGGCGCCAGGGCGCTGATCCGTACGTGCTGGACCAATTAGTGGAGAGAATGTTACTCAACATCTACGCCAACCTCCCCGCCTTCCCCGTCTACGGCTGCCGGCTCCcccccgccatcgctgcctccgccGGCGTCGACCGCATCAGCGCCCTACCCTCCGAGCTCCTCTGTGACATCGTCTCCCGCCTCCCCGTCAAGGACGCCGCGCGCACCGCCGTCCTCTCCTCCCGCTGGCGCCCGATCTGGCACTCCACGCCGCTCATCCTCAACGACGCCCACCTCCTCCCCGACGGCCACCGCTGGCCCTTCACGCCGGCTAACTCACCCGCCATCACCGCCGCCGTCTCCCGCATCCTCGAGGCGCACCCGGGGCCCGTCCAGTGCGCCCGCCTCGTCTGCACCAACATGAGCCTCTACCGCCCCCAGCTCGCGCGCTGGCTCCAGCTCCTCGCCGCCAAGGGCGTCGAGGACCTCGCCCTCGTCAACCGCCCGTGGCCGCGCGACCTGCCCCTCCCCGCCGCGGTATTCAGCATCGCCACTCTCACCCGCCTCTACCTCGGCCAATGGAGGTTGCCTGACACGGCCGTCCTGCGTGGCGCCTCCTTTCCCCACCTCCGCGAGCTCGGCATCTGCTGCGTCTTCATGAAGCACGGCGACATCGAATCCCTCGTCGCCAGGAGCCCCGTACTGGAGATCCTCAACATCCTGGGATGCATGGAGGGATTGCGTCTCCGCCTCGTCAGCCAGAGCCTACGGTGCGTGCAATTTTGCCTTACGAGCATGGAGCACGTCGACGTGGTCAAGGCTCCACTCCTCCAGCGGCTCGTCATGTATGGATCATCCCCAAAAGCTCGTGGCTTGTGCACCACAGTCAGGATTGCCGATGCCCCCAAGCTGCACGCCTTTGGATACTGGCAGCCAGAAGATCAGGTCCTGCAGATACGAGACACCATCATCGTG CCTGGGATAAAGACGAGCGCAAGTACCATGCTCACAAGCGTCAAGGTCCTTAGTTTGGATGTGCGTTTTGGAGTTCACAGTGATGTCATGAAGGTGCCTACCTTCCTCAGATGCTTCCCCAACGCTGAGAGACTGCATATTATG AGCAAAAGATGTGATCAGCCCACTGATAACCTCGCACCCAACTTCTGGGATGAGTCTGGCCCCATTATAAATGTCATCTTGCGCATCAACACGATGAGTCTCCGTGAGTTCAGAGGGGAGCCAGGCGAGATGGCCTTCCTGGAGTACTTCTTTCGGAGCGCACGGGTGCTGAGTTTTGTAGTGGTTGGGATGGCCAATCCAATGTACGCACCTTTTTCGACAGACGAGGCGTATTCCAAAGTGAAAAAGTGTTACAAGATCATGGCGAGTAAGTCCTGCAACAAGCTTGTCCTTGGGAGCAACGGCCCTGCAGGAGGTGACCTATGGAAGTTCAAGGACGGGGCAGATTTTTCATTCCATGACCCTTTCTCGATAGCGGAGGTCGGTCGAGTGAGCTAA